The genomic segment GTGAGCTTCACCCAACTCCTCCTTAGCCTTCTCCCTGTCCCATGGAATGTTCACAATCTCCAGGTCTTCCGATACCATCTCCAGCGGTTTGTTGCACACCACATGCAGACAGAGCCTCTTGCCCCATTCCTTCCGGATGGCGCGAGCAGTCACCTCCAAATCACTGATGATAGCACTCAGATACGCCAATCCATTGGCAGTGGCCACCCAAACCAACCTGATTTCTTGCTCAAACAAAGCCTTTCTGCGTGCCAGGATCATGGCAGCATCAAGTGTCAGCATATCCCCATCCGTGGTAGGGAGCAGTGTCACCTTCTCCTGATAGCATGGCTCAACCAATGACATCAAAAAGCTGTTCGTCACCACAATCTTATGACTCGTTCGTGCCATGAAGTTGAAGTCAGCCTTCGAGATGGTCCTTGTCTCGAGCATGTTATCGTCAAAGTCCCATATCAGTTGGTTCCTCCTGCTTAGTATTTTGATGAGGCAACGATGCAACAAAGGCAAGTGATGAGGCACCACCACCTTCGATATAATCACCGTTCCCCCATGGAGTGTCATCACATCGTGAAACAAAGAAACCAGTGTTCTCACCACATAGAAGAGATACAGGAACACCTTCATCAAAAGCTTTCCCTTTTTGCTCCTACTGTGCCACCATGTATAGACACCATTGGGCAGAGCCGAGTGCAGTCTGGCACCACTGCCTAGGAAATATTGCGTCAACCTGTAGTAGCTTGACGGTGTGAGGTGAGCGTTCTGAAGGTATATGGATACTTGTTTCATGCTTTATACTTTTCCGATGAGAATTCTAATCATTAAGAAAAACTGATCTGTGGCCCGGGTCATCCTGATACCTTTGGGTGCGTGAGGCAGTCCCAAGAGCCACGAGAGTCTGAGCCACCAATGCTGTCTGTAGGTTGCCACAAACGAGATGAGCTTTCTGTCGTCCACAGAGAGCAGTGTGTCGTAGGCCTTCAATAGTTCCTGAGCCTCAATCTCCCTGAAGTGTTGCGTCTTGAGTGTCTTGAACGACTTCATCTTACTGTGAAGACGCTGGATGAACGTTGATTTCGCTCCGATTTCGTTATTCCGGTGCTGTCTGTACAGTATGTATGGCTGCGGGTCATAGATAATCTTTCCCAGAAACATACACGAGTGAAACAGCCACAGGTCGTGCAGGTGCAATCGCTGGACGTCATACGATGTAGCCACCTGCAGTAACGCCCTGTTGAACACCATGGTGCATCCTGTGGCAAAGCTCTCAACCAGTGATTTCGCCTTATTCGTCGTCTCAGGCAGTCCCTGGCGTTTCAGTCCCAGCGTGTGCAACTCTGCATCCGTGTATGTCAGGTTCGAACAGTACAGACAAGGTCCCTCCTCCTGAGCCTGTTCCAGTTGCGCTACAGCCCTGCTCACTTTGTCTTCCAGCCAATAATCATCCTGATCGCAGAAAGCAAAGTAAGCATAGTCCTCCAGATGTGCCTTCGCATATTGCAGCAAGAGCCAGAAACTCCTGGCACACCCCACGTTATCACCTTCAATCACCGTGATGCGCCCAGATTTCTGTTCATAGTCATGTAAGATACTCCGTGTTGCGTCGGTAGAGCAGTCATCTCGCACAACAATATCCAAGGCCTGATATGACTGACCGAGCAGACTGTCCAGCTGTTCAGCAATATATCTCTCTCCCTGATACGACGACAAGAGAACCAATACACGTTTAATGTCTTTTTCCTGCATATGCATTAATAGCGCCCCAGTTTGATGCGCTTTTTATATTTCAGTTTAAATTTGATATATTTGATGATGGAGCCATACCCCAGTGATGCCAGCATTGCATAGTAGTTGCGGTTACTCCTGATTACCTTGGTTAGATGTCTCAAACGGTAAGTCCAGTTCACGGCCTTTGCTTCCGTATCACCCGAACCCAGACAGTTGTTCCCATGTTGCCTATACAGCACCAGTTTCTGGTTGATTCCATGAATCAGTCCCCCCTCCTTCAGAGTGCATAAACAAACCCAGCAGTCGTGCATAATAGCCTTTTTCGCGTCATATCTGCAGCAAAGCTTTGCCTGCTTGTTAAACAGCATTGTACTGCCTGTGACATTGGCTGTGTGGCCTCCAAAATCATCAAAGGTCCTGAGGTACTGCGGATAGACACCCGTATGTAGCCACATCGACTCATACGTCATCTTCAGATGCTCGTCAACGATGCACAAGTCCGAGAACACCACAATGCCCTTCCCCTGCAGAGAGGCCTCTAATGCTTGCATCTCTTTCAGCGAAATTTCCACCTTTTCAGATACCCATACATCATCCTGGTCGCAAAACATATAATAGGGTGCATCCACCCGTTCCATCATGCTGAGGAAGTTGCGGCAGGCGCCCCCCTGAGACGCATAGTCCAGCAAAGAAATCTGCTGGGGGAAACGGCCGGCATAGTCCTTGAGGATATCCATGGTTGCATCTGTTGACCCATCATCATGGACATACAAGTGCCAGTCATGACACGTCTGCACCATGATCGAGTCCAGTTGCTCCCTGAGAAACCTTTCCCCGTTATAGGTAGCCATCAAGATGGCAATCGTTTGCTCCTTCATATCCTTCAGATGGGCGTTCTTAGTCCCTCAATCGTTCCTTTAATCAGCATCTTGATGCGGTTCCATTTATCCTCCTCGTCCAGGACGATGAGAACTAGTCGGCGCAAGTAATAGCGCTTGATGATCATCCATTTCTCCTGAAAGGTCAGCCAGTCGTGATGCTTCCTGAGGCAAATCATATGACTTCGAGCCATCGAGTAGGTGCGTTGTGCGTTGTGGTTACTCGTCTTCAGGTGCAAATGTTTCGAGAACGTAGGTGCCCCAATCGTATGACTAAGTATGGCGTCCGCCAGTTTCACAATGCGATAACCCTTCTTCTGAATTCTGATGGCCATATCGTGGTCCAGCGCATCCAGAGGCATCAGCTCGTCAGCCCCTCCAATGTCCTGAAGAACCTTGATGGGAATCACCGTGCCCGAGTTGATGAACAGACGAAGCACCTCCACTGGTTCAGCAGGTTTCGGTTGACCGGCAAAATAAGGCGTAAACACCCATTCGTGTCCCATGCGCCAGTGTTCCTCAATCATTTTTTTGTAGTCAGCAAAGTTCTGCCACTCACTGTCCTGGTCCATAATCAGCAGCATGTCGAATCCATTCTCCTGTGCATGGTGCCAGGCAAAGTTCACTGCTGATGCAATGCATCTGTTCTCTCCATTTCCCTGCCAAACAATTCTGTCAGCATCATCAGTCAGGATTGCCATCACCTGTTCCTTCACCTTGTCCTTCAGGGGCGAGTTGTCCCAGATGATGAGCTGGTCCAAGTACTCCAGATAACGTTTGATGTTATCCGTAGCCACCTGTATATTCGGATGATAGAGCGTTACAAGTCCCAGAAACTTCATATTCTTCATGTTGGCCTCTCCTTATTTTATTCTCCACCAGCCAGTGGCCCTGCCTTTCAGAATTTTGTTAAACTGCAGCATGTTCACCACAATACTCGGTGCAATGCAGAAACACATCACACCCATGAAACACAGAATGTTGTGTGTCTCTCTGCTCACCAGCCATGCCAGAGGAATGAACACCACCGTCATCACGGTCATATAGAGTTGCAGTCTCAATGCTCCTACACCATTCAGGAAGTAAGAGTATCTCAGACTCAGCACCATCAGGAAAATGTAGAGCGCCATCATGGCAGTCATGCCCATAGGCACCTCACAACGATCACCAATCCAGATGTCGTAGACCCATGGCGAGATGATGACCATCAGCACCAGCAGACCTAAGATCATCATCGTCATCCAGTTCATCCTTCTGCTCGAGCGCCTAATCCAGTCCATGTCCCCCCGTTCATAAGCATCCGTTGTAGCATTCCAGAAAGGCATGCAAATCACCGTAAAGGCAATCATCACAATACTCACATAGCGATAGGCAATCTGATAAGGTGTCACCATCTCGGGTGTGAAGAAGCGTGATATCAGGATGTTGGCCGTGGCAAACTGAATCAGGGCAGCCACCTGTAGCCAGAAAAACTTTACGCCAAGGTTGCCCAGTTCCATGGCAGCACCCATCTTCACCCATTTCAGCGAAGGTCTGAGCATGGGAAACTGCTTGAAGAACGTATAGGGATAGGCTATCAGATAAACCAGCAGTGGTGCAGCCGTGTTAGCAATGACGATGGCCGTGAACGAAGCTTGGTCGGTGTAGTAGAGTAGGGCAGTAAGAATCAACGCCACCGTCTGTCCCAAAGCTAGCAGCAGGTTACTCACAGCCGGCAGTTGCATGCCCATATACACATTGCCAATAAACTTCAGCACAAACGTCATGCATACCAAAGTCACTGCAGCCGTCAGAGCCGTACGCAGTTCCGGAATCAACTCCGGATCCACGTTGAGCATGCCATACACATCCCCATAGGCAATCAATGCCCACAGAATCAGAAGCAGCGGAACCACGATACAGATGAGCATAGCCAGTGTAGAACTCACAATCTGTCGCGCCTCCTCGTATTGCTGATGCGCCATGTGGATGGCCAACTTATTTCTGAGTCCGTTGCCCAAACCAATATCCATCTGGTCAATCCACACCAGGATGCTGCTGATGGTGAGCCACACTCCATTCTTATACGAGCCAAGACACGTCAGGGTGAGAGGCACCATCCATAGCACAATGAAGGCAGACCACCCCTTCACCACGAATGAGGCAGCCACATTGCTTATCAGGAGTTTAGATCTTTTGGTGTCTCTCTTATTAACCATATCCCTTTTGTTATTCAATGTTTCGAATGCTCTTATCCTCCACCTTCAGCATCGTAGCCTCCTGGTGCGCAATGGGACGGAACTCCACGTTCGCATCCTCGTTCAGCACACAGGTGTAGGGGTAGAAGAACTCATAAAAATACGTGTTGGTTATTTTGTAGTGTCCCGTATATAAGTCCAGCACAAAGAACAAACTACCCGCCAAGGTGGCCAGTCGGATGATGAGGTGCTCCTTCACACGGAATAGCAAGAAGATAAAGTCGGCAAAGGCAATGAAATACAGGATATACGCATAGTTGTAGAAACGCATAAATCCAGGGATGGCACTGGCGAAGATGGCCAGCATACACATATAAGCCGTGAACCGCTCCTTACACCTCTTCAGCTCCTCAGAAGGCTCAAACTGCACCGACGTATACATGATGACAAACGGGAATACCAAATATCTGGCAGCATGACGGATGAATCCAAATACCGAAGTAGCCTGCAGCGAGTAGTACATCACCTTGGTCGACATAGCTTCAGAGCCACCCAGAACAGCCAGTATCAGTCGTCCCAGAATCACGTCACTGATGAGCCACACCATAGCAGCCGCCAGAAACGCGTAGAGCAGTGTCTTCCATGATATTCTGATGAAAGCGAAAGGAAAGAGAATGGCGATGGCAGCCGAGAGGTGGAACATCAGCGCCAAGAGCAGCATCACGAAGAACACCCATCTCTTTCCGTCCATCCAGAACTTCATGCCCACCAATACCAAGGCCAGCGCAAAACCCTCACGCATCACCTCCGTATTGAAAATAAAATATTGTAATGATAGGAAGTAGATCAGCAGAAAAATAAAATACCGGTGTGTGTATTTCATCACGAAATAGCACACTGCGATATTAATAGCCATACTTTCCAGAAACTGTACGGCATAGAACGAGTCAAACACCGTTTTGCACACCATGTTCAGAATAGTCCAAAAAGGCATCTGTCCTCTGATCATCAGTCCCTTCAGGATGAAGTCACCCGTTTCCGACAAGTCCTTCGAGTAGTATTCAAACTCCTCCATATACGTAAACTTGTCAGCCCCCAGTCCATAGCTGAATCCCGACAGACAAACCAAGTAGCCGCACATCAGCCACATCCTGTGCACTTTGTGCGAGTCATATTCCTCTATCCCATCATAGCGGATAGAGAAATAGATGGTTAGTCCTATGAATATCAGATAGAAGACCGTCATAGACTACACGCGTTCAGAACCACTCCTTCAACTCTTTGCGGAAGATATGTACGACGGTTCCGCAGGTAGCCAAGAACAGCATAGCAGCCACGAAGATCATGCGCTTGGGGCCAGCAGGCTTCACGGGAACCGTGGCGTTGGTCAGTGTGGTGAACACAGGCGTGTTCTCCTGCACCTTAGCCTGAGCAGCCTCCAGTCGGGTGTTCATGGCCGTATAGATGTTGTACTTCAGTTGCATCTCGTTCTCCAAGTCATCCATCTTCGTCTTGGCACTCAGCAGATACACCTCCTGATGCGAGTCAGCATACGAAGCATAGGCAATGCGCGCCTTGTCATAGGCCTGTCGAGCCTCGTTGGTCAGCGTCTTATAGTGCTCATAGTCAATGCGCGATTTCTTCGTTCTGTAGTCCGTGATATATTCCTGTAGATGAGCCTTCACGCTATCAGCCATCAGAGCACACACCAGTGCATCCTGATCCGTCACGTTGATGGTCACCACATCTGTGGTACGGCTGTATGTACACACAATGTTGTCCATGGCCTTGCTGAAAATCTCCGAGTCTTTTTTCGACAATTGGAACGGATTGAAACGTTGTCCATCCTTTCCTGGAATACGATTGTCCTCCTTCTTAAACAGCGACTTCACCTGATCACCCACCCATCGGAAAGGAGCAGTCAGCACATTCTGCTTCTGGTGCTCCTTCAGGTAAGTGAAGTAATCCGTCTCCACCTCACCATCCAGGGTCTTCACCCGGATGTCCATCAGGTTCACCATAAACTGTGTCGACGAGAACAAGTCAGGATACAGTTGCGGATAGATGGCATCACCCGAGCCATTGCCAAGGCTCACGCCAAAACTCGAAGCCAGAGAGGCCAGACTACCCACATCCTCGTTGTTCGAACCTTCAGGGGCTATAGACACCTCAGCCGTGTAATAGCGAGGCTGTGGAAATATCCATACACAAGCCAGTACAAACGTGATGCCCCATACCTTGAAGAATAGCCATTTCCGGCTCATGCAGGTATTGAAAATCTTACGAATATCTATATTCAGTTTCTTCTTGTTCTCCATATCTTTCATCTTACATCTTACATCTTACTTCTTCCATCTTCCATCTTACATCATCCCTCTTACTTCGTCAGAATATTCGCAAGCGTAGCAATCATGGTGGCGATAGAGGCGATACCAGAGCCCAGGGTCACGGTCTCAGCCGTAGTCATCTTGTTGATCGACTTCTGGGGCACCACAATCTCGCAGCCAGGGCGCACCTTGGTGCGACCCGTCACCTTAGCCACATCACCATTCATATAAATAATGTAGGTGCGCTTTTTCTTTGCCTTGGCACTGTAGCCACCAGCCTGATTGATATAGTATTTTGCCTTTTTGCCAGCCGCAAAGCCCACCGTGTTGGGATACATCACCTCACCACTAATCTTCACCGTACTTGTCAGTCCAGGCACCACCAGTCGGTCACCCTCACGCAGCACGATGTCAGCATCACTGCCAGGTTTTTCCAGAGCCTTGTCCAGCTCGATGCCCACGAAGTAAGTCTCAGGCACCTTCAGCTTCTCCTGAGCTGTCTGGTTGGCAGCCTTCATCTCACTCACCGAGCGGCCACTCTTCAAGGCCTGCTCCATCATCGCAGCCTCGTTCTGCTGTTGCTGCATCTTTACCGATTCCTCATAGCGAATGCGCTCAGCCTCATTCATCTTACGCTCCAGGCGGGCACCAGCCACATAGGCAATCGATGTCACGCCACCAGCCTTTTTAATCAAGTCACTCAAGCGCTCGTTCTGCTTCGTCAGCGAGTAGTCACCACTGAATTGCACCTCGCCCTCCACCGTCACGTTCTGCTGAATCTTATAACCAGGACTCTTACGCACAAACACCTCGTCGAACGGTTGCAGGTGGAAGCCCGGTTCCCCGTCAATCACAAACCCATCCTTCAAGGCAAAGCTGAACGAATGACCCAGGATCGAGTCAGTCTCCGTAGCCTTCGGGTTGATGATTCTGCGCGACACAAACACATTCACCATGGCAGCAGTCTCCTTCAGTCCGCCAGCCTGCAATACAAAGTCCTCCAGCGTCTCATTATCCGCATAGCGATACACACCCGGATACTGCACCTCACCATGAATCGTGATCGTCTGTTCCTCCTGCACATCCTGTCGTGTGGGCACAAACAGCACATCCTCGTTCTGCAGCATGATGTCACTGGCCGAGCCATCCATGATGCCAGCCAAGTCCACGGGAACCACCTCCAGGGTGCGGTCCTTCTTCATGCGGTGCATCACAGCATGGGCCGTAAACGCCTCCTCCGTCACACCCTCACAGTTCTCCATCAAGGTCTTCACACTGTTAATCTGTCCACCCAGCTGATACATGCCCGGACGGAACACAGCACCCTTCACCTCCACCATATTCTCATAGCGGTTCAGGATCGAGTCCACCAATACCGAGTCGCCATCAGCAATCTTAAACGAGCTCATGTCAAACTCATTCACGTTGAATACACTCATCTGCGAGCCCATCTTACGGATCACACGTACCGACTTACGATACGCATCACTGGCAAAGTCGCCCGCATAGTTAATCAGCGACTTCATGCTCTCGTTGCGCTTCATTTCGTAGTACATCGGGCGCTTCACCTTACCGTTGGCACTCACCAAGCAGTCGTATGTGCCCACCGTGATCACATCATTGTCCGCCAGACGCACATTACCCTTCAGGTTACCATTCAGGATATAGTCATACACATCCACCGTAGAAATCAGTCGGTTGTTGCGATACACCTTGATGTTTCGCAACGTACCAATCTCGTTGGGACCACCAGCCATATACAATGCATGAAACACCGTGGCAAAAGCCGATAGCGTATAAGAGCCAGGGGTCGTCACCTCACCCATCACGTTCACCGTGATGGTGCGTGTCTGACCCACCGAGAACATAATCTGTGAACTGCTATAGCGCGTTTTCAGTTGCGCCTTTACACGCTGACTGGCCTGCGCCACTGTCAATCCACCAATCTGAATAGGACCAAAGTCCTCCACCATGGCCTGACCATCAGGCGTGATCGTAGCCTCCACACTCTTCTGCGAAGCTCCATAGATGTCAATAAACACCACATCGCCAGGACCCAGCACATAGTTCTGGGGCGTGGCCACGTTCATAGGCGGCTCAAACGTCAGGTCCTCCTTCTGAAACAGGTCATGACCGAAGATCTTCTTCTGAGCCTTCTTCTCATATTCATCCTTCGCCTTCAGGTAGTCCTGAATCACCTTGCGGTCATACAGGTCAAACGAGTCGGGCATAAATTCATCCATGTCCTTCTTCAGCAGTCCGGCCTTGTAATCCTCAGTCTCCTCCTGTTCCTCCTCATCGTCCAGCGACACGATGCGCCTCGGACTCTTATCCTTCAGTTTCTGCGTCGAGTTGTTGTCCTTCTTCGGGTCGCCATTAGCCTTACGCTGGCGTTTGTCCGTGCCCAGTGTCTTGTCGTTCACGGTGCCCAGGCCCTCATTGTTCTTCAGGCGCTCCACCTTTTTCTGTACACGTTTAATCTGGTCGGTGGTCACACCCTTCTGCACCAGTTTCACTGCAATCTCCTGCTGTGTAGAACCAGCCTTTTGTTCTTTCATAACAAACTTAATGACCTGCTCGTCAGTCAGAGTCGACTGTGCCGAGATGGTCATACAAGTCAGAAAGAACATCCCCAAGAGGAAGAAAACTTTTCTCATATTTATAGATCTATATTTTAGTTCGTTATTTAAGTACCGATTTTAATGGCGATTCGTTGCCTTCTCACCTTATATATAACTGCGTTTCCGCAAAATTATTGCAAAGGTACAACAAAATCTTAAAATAATTGGGTGTTTCATAAATTTTTTGTACCTTTGCGCCGCAATACCGGCATTTTGCCTGGTCATTCAATCTGGGGTTGACTGGATTTGACGGCAAGATGAAATGGTACGTAAGCACGCGGAGCTGGTCGATGGGAGGCTCCCTAATCTCTTCTGTCGGAAAATTAATTGGCAACAATGAGTATGCTCTCGCTGCCTAATCGAAGTACAGTAGATTAACGGCTTAATTCCCTTACAAGGTGAGGGAACGGGACGTTGCTCCAAGGATGTTGTTCCGAATCCGAGGGTCAAGCAACGCAGGTAAATCGGAAATAGCCTGTCGGGCGCTCCGACTGTCAGGTGAAAATTTAGGAGATAAGGCAGTGGTTGGTGGCTTGGGTCTTGCCATTGCACGAAAACGAAGTCCAAGATAAGCGTGTAGAAAGCGTATGGTTTCCTTGTGCGGACGAGGGTTCGACTCCCTCCAGCTCCACTATTTAATTAAATTACTATCAACGTAAACACAGCATGAAAAAAATTATCTGGGTCATCCTCCTCATGATGACCATTGTCTCTTGTGAGAAAGAATTGCTGCTGGACAACAGCGAAAATGACGGACAAACATCGTTGTTAACCTCCCGCCTCAGTATCACCACCCGTGCCGTGGATGACGATGGCCAATTGCAGGCCGTGGCGCAAGGTCGTGTGTATGTCTTTAATGCCCAAAATCAATGCGTAGAGGTTCTATCGACAACCGCAGAAGAAGGCACTTTTTCAACGGAACTCCCCATCGGAGCCTACACCCTTTATGCCGTTGGTGCCGACGATTTGGATCGTTATGTCCTCCCCACCCAGGAAGAAGCTACTCCCACCAGTATTATCACCTGTGCCGAAGGCAAAACCCTGGGAGATCTCCTACTGAAAAAAGCCAACATCGAGCTCAAGCGCAAGGCCACCAACAAACTCACCCTCGACCTCAAACGCCAAGTCCTATGCCTCAGTCAGGTTCAAATCAACAACGTCCCCACCGACGTCACCAGCGTCGAGGTTACCCTCTCTCCCCTCTACAGCGGTGTCACCCTCTCCGAAACCTATTCTGGTTCCAAGTCCTGCACTGTCGAACTGAAAAAAGGCGATGATGATGGCCTTTGGCAATCGGAACCCAAAACCTATCTCTTTCCCTCGAAAGACACTCCCACTATCACCATTTCCTTCACTACCTCCGAAGGCACCCAGAGTTACTCATACTCCACCAACCAACCCCTTGAGGCCAATCACCATGTCATTCTCTCTGGCACCTACGAAGGCCACCAAGGCGTATCCCTCACTGGTGTCCTTCTTTCAGAAAAGTGGGGTGAAAACATCACCATCACCTTCGGCTTCGACACCCCCACAGACAATAATAATTCGAACCCTTCCGACCCCACCGTCACTCCCGTCCCGGGCCGGTTCTACCACGACTACTATGTCGTATCAGTAGATCAAACCAATCATAAGGCTGTTCTATTGTCAAGGGATAATTTGACGTATAGTGAGCCTGCTAAAAACGATGCAAATAATGAGGGTTGGTTGAGGGTTGTAAAATCAGCTATAGCGAAACTCGAGAAGCCCTCTGGTCTTACCTGTGACAGTTGGCGTGTGCCAACCATCGATGAGGCCTTAATATATGTTCAAGATCCCTCAGTTATCACATTGAGCACAAAATATGTGCTATGTGCTTGCATGATTGGAGAGTCATTGGGCTGGATTCGTTATGGCTTAAATAAGGCAGGTGAATTCGATTACGAACAGAATCCTTCTTTCGGAAGCGTAATACCTCTTCGCCCCGTCATCGACATCACCTACTAGTCACCTTATACACAATACACACATGCACACAGCGGGGCCTTAGGTCCCGCTTTTTTAATTTTATTTTTTTATTTTTTCTAATTCTTGACCCCAATTCTTTCTAATTCTTTCTAATTGTTTTCCATCCTCCTCGGGCCCTTTGGCCCCCCTTCTTTCCTGATTAGAAAAGAATAAGCAAGAATAGGCAAAAATTCTTCCCAACAATAAAAAATAATAATTATTTCTTTCCCATTCTTGGCCTTAATTCTTTCTCATTTTTTCCAATTCTTTTCCATCTCGGGCCCTTTGGGCCCCCTTCCTTCCTGATTTGAAAAGAATAAGCAAGAATAGGCAAAAATTCTTCCCAACAATAAAAAATAATAATTAATTCTTTCCCATTCTGAAGTGAACCCAGAAAGTTGGACACAACAGAAAGGTTCAAATGAAAAAAGAATTTAGTTTAGAAGAAAAGATGTCCGCAATTGGGTTTGTGTTCCAAGGCGAGTCAGCCCGTTCTGTGTCCCGTAGACTCCACTTAGGCCATCATATTCTATATGAGTGGATAGAGAGTTACAAACTCCTTGGCATTGAAGGTCTAAAATTAAAGCCGAAGAAGAAAAAGAGGCTTTCATATGAAGAAAAATGCAAAATAGTTCGTGATTATCAGGAAAGTGAATTAACTTTGTTCCAGCTTTCAGCCAAATATCAATTGTCAAGCTCGATAATTGGCAATTGGGTTAAATTGGTTGAGCGAAATGGATTTGAAGCACTGGAATCTCGACGATCCAGGCATTTCCAAACTGGTGAGCATATGGTTAAACGACTACCAAAAGAAGAGTACGAAAAGGAGAACGAGCGTCTTCGCAAGGAGAACGAACGCTTAAGACTGGAGAATCTCCTGCTAAAAAAAGTGAGAGCCTTAGTCGAGGAAAGAGAAACCCAAAACAGAGCGATTGGGCGCAAGCCATCGAAGAACTAAGGCGTAATGAGCATGCGGACTTAGATGTCCTGCTAGAGCTCAAGAAGATGGCGCGTAGCACGTTCTACTATCACCTCAAGCACGGCAAGAAGAAAGACAGGTACAAGGAAGTAAAAGATATGATATACACCGTATTTCATAAGCACAAAGGTCGTTACGGCTACAGGCGTATAACGCTGGAACTCCGTAAAGATGGCTGTCCTATCAATCACAAGACAGTCAAGAAGCTTATGGACGAAATGGAACTGAAGAGCGAGGTGAGGAAGGTGAAATTTCACTCCTATAAAGGAGAAGTTGGCAAGACTGCGCCTAATATCATAGACAGGGATTTTACAGCTGAAAGACCTTATCAGAAGCTTGCAACAGACGTGACCCAGATGACGATAGGCGGACGCAAGATTTACCTGTCACCTATACTTGACATGTGCGATGGTGAGATTCTTGCATATTCAATCACAGAGAAGCCAAACATGGAAATGGTACTCGGTATGCTCAACCAGATGTACAGGCGTATAAAGCTGCCTGAGGGTGTCGTATTGCACTCTGACCAAGGATGGCACTACCAGCACGTAGCCTACCAGAATAGTCTAAAGAAACATGGCATTATCCAAAGCATGTCTCGCAAGGGAAATTGTCTGGATAACGCCATGATGGAGAATTTCTTTGGTCTCATGAAGTCAGAGCTGCTGTATTCTGGAAAGTACACATCAGCAGACACCTTCATCAAAGACCTGGTAGAATACATGGAATATTATAATAACGAGAGAATAAAACTGAGGCTTAATGGCATGTCGCCCGTACA from the Prevotella sp. E15-22 genome contains:
- a CDS encoding FimB/Mfa2 family fimbrial subunit; the protein is MKKIIWVILLMMTIVSCEKELLLDNSENDGQTSLLTSRLSITTRAVDDDGQLQAVAQGRVYVFNAQNQCVEVLSTTAEEGTFSTELPIGAYTLYAVGADDLDRYVLPTQEEATPTSIITCAEGKTLGDLLLKKANIELKRKATNKLTLDLKRQVLCLSQVQINNVPTDVTSVEVTLSPLYSGVTLSETYSGSKSCTVELKKGDDDGLWQSEPKTYLFPSKDTPTITISFTTSEGTQSYSYSTNQPLEANHHVILSGTYEGHQGVSLTGVLLSEKWGENITITFGFDTPTDNNNSNPSDPTVTPVPGRFYHDYYVVSVDQTNHKAVLLSRDNLTYSEPAKNDANNEGWLRVVKSAIAKLEKPSGLTCDSWRVPTIDEALIYVQDPSVITLSTKYVLCACMIGESLGWIRYGLNKAGEFDYEQNPSFGSVIPLRPVIDITY
- a CDS encoding SLBB domain-containing protein produces the protein MRKVFFLLGMFFLTCMTISAQSTLTDEQVIKFVMKEQKAGSTQQEIAVKLVQKGVTTDQIKRVQKKVERLKNNEGLGTVNDKTLGTDKRQRKANGDPKKDNNSTQKLKDKSPRRIVSLDDEEEQEETEDYKAGLLKKDMDEFMPDSFDLYDRKVIQDYLKAKDEYEKKAQKKIFGHDLFQKEDLTFEPPMNVATPQNYVLGPGDVVFIDIYGASQKSVEATITPDGQAMVEDFGPIQIGGLTVAQASQRVKAQLKTRYSSSQIMFSVGQTRTITVNVMGEVTTPGSYTLSAFATVFHALYMAGGPNEIGTLRNIKVYRNNRLISTVDVYDYILNGNLKGNVRLADNDVITVGTYDCLVSANGKVKRPMYYEMKRNESMKSLINYAGDFASDAYRKSVRVIRKMGSQMSVFNVNEFDMSSFKIADGDSVLVDSILNRYENMVEVKGAVFRPGMYQLGGQINSVKTLMENCEGVTEEAFTAHAVMHRMKKDRTLEVVPVDLAGIMDGSASDIMLQNEDVLFVPTRQDVQEEQTITIHGEVQYPGVYRYADNETLEDFVLQAGGLKETAAMVNVFVSRRIINPKATETDSILGHSFSFALKDGFVIDGEPGFHLQPFDEVFVRKSPGYKIQQNVTVEGEVQFSGDYSLTKQNERLSDLIKKAGGVTSIAYVAGARLERKMNEAERIRYEESVKMQQQQNEAAMMEQALKSGRSVSEMKAANQTAQEKLKVPETYFVGIELDKALEKPGSDADIVLREGDRLVVPGLTSTVKISGEVMYPNTVGFAAGKKAKYYINQAGGYSAKAKKKRTYIIYMNGDVAKVTGRTKVRPGCEIVVPQKSINKMTTAETVTLGSGIASIATMIATLANILTK
- a CDS encoding helix-turn-helix domain-containing protein, translated to MSAIGFVFQGESARSVSRRLHLGHHILYEWIESYKLLGIEGLKLKPKKKKRLSYEEKCKIVRDYQESELTLFQLSAKYQLSSSIIGNWVKLVERNGFEALESRRSRHFQTGEHMVKRLPKEEYEKENERLRKENERLRLENLLLKKVRALVEERETQNRAIGRKPSKN